The Carassius gibelio isolate Cgi1373 ecotype wild population from Czech Republic chromosome B14, carGib1.2-hapl.c, whole genome shotgun sequence genome has a segment encoding these proteins:
- the LOC127970952 gene encoding UBX domain-containing protein 1, whose product MAESTTLDSLLEMGFDRNRAEKAVAHTGNQGIERAMDWLMEHENDPDINEPYVPPAGNTLGTTEVQGQSPGDISESTEGAEQMGDAKTPMTEEERMEQVKRLEELMKARQEERRERERKEEIEREKQRRKQGQELLQVKQKLQDDEMKKLAELRRREKMEDKLAKQRVKEKIARDREDRARKFGGGSSSTGLSSPPSEAPLQSPPEDQGPPPAKKDYDDCRIQVRLLDGSTLSTVFKAHEPLAAVRVYIQMNGETGQDFNLITPYPRRVYTDLDMEKPLCELGLVPSAVLVVTKK is encoded by the exons ATGGCTGAGAGTACTACATTAGACAGTCTGCTGGAAATGGGCTTCGACAGAAACAGAGC GGAGAAGGCAGTAGCACATACTGGAAACCAGGGCATTGAGAGAGCAATGGACTG GTTAATGGAGCATGAGAACGATCCAGATATAAACGAGCCTTATGTTCCACCTGCTGGAAATACTCTCGGCACCACAGAAGTACAGGGCCAGTCTCCTGGAGACATCTCCGAAT CCACTGAAGGTGCTGAGCAAATGGGAGATGCCAAAACTCCTATGACAGAAGAAGAAAGGATGGAACAAGTAAAACG ACTGGAGGAGTTGATGAAGGCCAgacaggaggagaggagagagagagagcgaaaggaGGAAATAGAAAGAGAAAAGCAGAGAAGGAAACAGGGCCAAGAGCTGCTGCAGGTTAAACAGAAGCTTCAAGATGATGAGATGAAAAAGCTAGCGGAGCTGCGCAGGAGAGAGAAGATGGAGGACAAGCTTGCCAA GCAGCGAGTTAAAGAAAAGATTGCACGAGACCGAGAGGATAGGGCACGGAAG TTTGGAGGCGGCTCATCAAGCACGGGTTTGTCATCTCCCCCCTCTGAAGCCCCTCTGCAGTCTCCACCTGAGGACCAAGGGCCTCCTCCTGCTAAGAAAGACTATGATGACTGTCGGATACAG GTGCGTCTTCTAGATGGATCCACCTTGAGCACTGTCTTCAAGGCTCATGAACCTCTGGCTGCTGTTAGAGTCTATATTCAGATGAACGGGGAAACCGGACAGGATTTCAACCTCATCACCCCGTATCCCAGACGTGTTTACACAGATCTAGACATGGAAAAACCCCTTTGTGAGCTGG GTTTGGTGCCTTCTGCCGTCCTTGTGGTTACCAAGAAATGA
- the si:ch211-114c17.1 gene encoding LOW QUALITY PROTEIN: pre-mRNA-processing factor 39 (The sequence of the model RefSeq protein was modified relative to this genomic sequence to represent the inferred CDS: substituted 1 base at 1 genomic stop codon): MAAEGTEELGNTEQLTNPSELYEPEVADLPGTDAKESAERGADGGDTGFTAGGEEEEEGDMPADFQRLWKLTCDNPQDFNSWTDLLQYCEQEGHMRACRQALNAFLLRYPLCYGYWKKFADLERRAGHIDKAEEVCERGLKAIPLSVDLWIHYINLLLGTLNMNLPESTQRIRSVFEEAVAAAGWDFHSDRLWDLYAEWEKEQGNLNFMTGVYDRVLRVPTQLYNTHYEKLKAHLTSHPPRDVLSPEEYSKVRNEYKQSQIQAKKERSDISAEEEEERPPGEEEPADNGKDSEEAVQKMRELLMVSLEELYQQNEAEVRKRWNFEEAIKRPYFHVKPLDRAQLKAWQSYLDWEIAEAETAAVDAEGADVEGNEGSKQKCITGHNRVLILFERCLIACALYEEFWNKYVHYLAPHGLEEVRNVYRRACEIHLPYKHSIHLQWASFEEKHGNITEAQRILESLEMTVPGLAAVCLRRVGLERRAGRLDVAEALLKETVEKSKDNPQLHAFYSIKLARFLHKLCKSPSRAXTVLQEAIELSPDNGRLYHNLLELEMSGDPRANGGEILQCVAKALAAPLSPKTKILFSQRGLQFAEDFGTTVQSVVSMYEEHQKLLKEHDGKRQAENGSNDDTEKMSKMDDASALTVPQTAPPTMPHVPITTPPPSMMGGDMSGSYGSYGSWYQQQQYGGYGSYQNPWSQYNQYYPPS, translated from the exons ATGGCGGCGGAAGGCACAGAGGAGCTGGGCAACACCGAGCAACTCACAAACCCTTCAG AGCTATATGAGCCTGAGGTTGCGGACCTTCCCGGGACAGATGCTAAGGAATCAGCAGAGAGAGGTGCAGATGGAGGAGACACCGGCTTCACAGCGGgaggagaagaggaggaagagggagaCATGCCTGCAGACTTCCAGAGACTTTGGAAACTTACCTGTGACAATCCTCAAGATTTCAACAGCTGGACTGATCTCCTGCAGTATTGTGAACAAGAG GGCCACATGAGAGCTTGCCGTCAAGCCCTCAATGCGTTTCTGCTGAGGTATCCTCTTTGTTACGGTTACTGGAAAAAGTTTGCCGATCTTGAGAGACGGGCCGGTCACATCGATAAGGCCGAAGAG GTGTGTGAACGAGGTTTGAAGGCAATCCCTCTCAGTGTTGATCTCTGGATCCACTACATCAACCTTCTGCTGGGAACGCTCAACATGAACCTGCCTGAGTCAACACAGCGCATCCGCAG TGTGTTTGAGGAGGCAGTTGCAGCCGCTGGCTGGGACTTCCATTCAGACAGGCTGTGGGATCTGTACGCCGAGTGGGAGAAGGAGCAGGGCAACCTGAATTTCATGACTGGCGTCTACGACCGAGTACTGAGGGTCCCCACACAGCTCTACAACACACATTATGAAAA ACTGAAAGCTCACCTAACCTCCCACCCGCCTCGGGACGTCCTGTCCCCTGAGGAGTACAGTAAGGTGAGGAATGAGTACAAACAGAGCCAGATTCAAGCCAAGAAAGAGAGATCTGACATCAgtgctgaagaagaagaagagagaccGCCTGGGGAGGAAGAGCCTGCTGATAATGGCAAGGACTCG GAAGAAGCTGTGCAGAAGATGCGGGAGCTCCTGATGGTCAGTCTAGAGGAATTGTACCAACAAAATGAAGCAGAAGTCAGGAAGAGATGGAACTTTGAAGAGGCT ATTAAAAGGCCTTATTTCCATGTGAAGCCTCTGGATAGAGCCCAGCTGAAAGCCTGGCAGAGCTATCTGGACTGGGAGATTGCAGAAGCTGAAACCGCAGCAGTGGATGCTGAAGGGGCGGATGTGGAAGGCAATGAAGGCTCAAAACAAAAGTGTATAACTGGGCACAATAGAGTGCTAATTCTGTTTGAACGCTGTCTCATTGCTTGTGCACTCTATGAGGAATTCTGGAATAAA tatGTGCATTACCTGGCACCACACGGGCTGGAGGAGGTGCGTAATGTGTACCGTAGAGCTTGTGAAATCCATCTCCCGTACAAACACAGCATCCACCTTCAGTGGGCCTCGTTTGAGGAAAAACATG GTAATATCACTGAAGCACAGCGTATTCTAGAATCACTTGAGATGACAGTGCCTGGTTTGGCTGCGGTGTGTCTGAGAAGAGTGGGTCTGGAGCGGAGAGCAGGACGTTTGGATGTGGCAGAGGCACTGCTGAAGGAGACGGTGGAGAAGAGTAAAGACAACCCCCAACTCCATGCCTTCTACTCCATCAAACTGGCTCGCTTTCTTCACAAGCTGTGCAAGAGCCCTTCCAGGGCCTGAACTGTTCTACAGGAAGCCATAGAGCTGAGCCCG GATAACGGTAGACTGTATCACAATCTTCTGGAGCTGGAGATGTCCGGTGACCCGAGGGCTAATGGAGGCGAGATTCTGCAGTGTGTGGCCAAAGCCCTTGCTGCTCCTCTCTCCCCAAAGACCAAAATCCTCTTCTCCCAACGTGGCCTGCAGTTTGCAGAGGACTTTGGGACCACAGTACAGAG TGTGGTGAGCATGTATGAGGAGCACCAGAAACTTCTGAAGGAACATGATGGAAAGAGACAAGCAGAAAATGG CAGTAACGATGATACAGAAAAGATGAGCAAAATGGATGATGCATCTGCCTTGACAGTGCCACAGACGGCTCCACCCACAATGCCTCATGTTCCAATAACAACACCACCTCCCTCTATGATGGGCGGAGACATGAGTGGATCATATGGGAGTTATGGCAGCTGGTACCAG CAGCAACAGTATGGAGGGTATGGCAGCTACCAGAACCCGTGGAGCCAGTACAATCAATACTACCCTCCCAGCTAA